A single window of Oncorhynchus keta strain PuntledgeMale-10-30-2019 chromosome 34, Oket_V2, whole genome shotgun sequence DNA harbors:
- the LOC118377143 gene encoding uncharacterized protein LOC118377143 isoform X15, with the protein MLASVCWLQVNVLASVCWLQVNTLACVCWLQVNTLACVCWLQVNTLACVCWLQVNTLACVCWLQVNTLACVCWLQVNTLACVCWLQVNTLACVCWLQVNMLACVCWLQVNTLASVCWLQVNVFVCVCWLQVNTLASVCWLQVNTLASVCWLQVNTLASVCWLQVNTLASVCWLQVNTLASVCWLQVNTLASVCWLQVNTLASVCWLQVNMLASVCWLQVNMLACVCWLQVNTLACVCWLQVNVFVCVCWLQVNMLACVCWLQVNMLACVCWLQVNTLACVCWLQVNTLACVCWLQVNTLASVCWLQVNTLASVCWLQVNTLASVCWLQVNTLASVCWLQVNVFVCVCWLQVNMLASVCWLQVNVLASVCWLQVNVLASVCWLQVNTLASVCWLQVNVFVCVCWLQVNVFVCVCWLQVNTLASVCWLQVNMLASVCWLQVNTLASVCWLQVNVFVCVCWLQVNTLACVCWLQVNTLASVCWLQVNTLASVCWLQVNVFVCVCWLQVNTLASVCWLQVNTLASVCWLQVNVFVCVCWLQVNVFVCVCWLQVNVFVCVCWLQVGEHSMVYVKC; encoded by the exons ATGTTAGCAAGCGTGTGCTGGCTACAGGTTAATGTGTTAGCAAGCGTGTGCTGGCTACAG GTTAATACGTTAGCATGCGTGTGCTGGCTACAGGTTAATACGTTAGCATGCGTGTGCTGGCTACAG GTTAATACGTTAGCATGCGTGTGCTGGCTACAGGTTAATACGTTAGCATGCGTGTGCTGGCTACAGGTTAATACGTTAGCATGCGTGTGCTGGCTACAGGTTAATACGTTAGCATGCGTGTGCTGGCTACAGGTTAATACGTTAGCATGCGTGTGCTGGCTACAGGTTAATATGTTAGCATGCGTGTGCTGGCTACAGGTTAATACGTTAGCAAGTGTGTGCTGGCTACAGGTTAATGTGTTTGTATGCGTGTGCTGGCTACAGGTTAATACGTTAGCAAGTGTGTGCTGGCTACAGGTTAATACGTTAGCAAGTGTGTGCTGGCTACAGGTTAATACGTTAGCAAGCGTGTGCTGGCTACAGGTTAATACGTTAGCAAGTGTGTGCTGGCTACAGGTTAATACGTTAGCAAGCGTGTGCTGGCTACAGGTTAATACGTTAGCAAGTGTGTGCTGGCTACAGGTTAATACGTTAGCAAGCGTGTGCTGGCTACAGGTTAATATGTTAGCAAGCGTGTGCTGGCTACAGGTTAATATGTTAGCATGCGTGTGCTGGCTACAGGTTAATACATTAGCATGCGTGTGCTGGCTACAGGTTAATGTGTTTGTATGCGTGTGCTGGCTACAGGTTAATATGTTAGCATGCGTGTGCTGGCTACAGGTTAATATGTTAGCATGCGTGTGCTGGCTACAGGTTAATACATTAGCATGCGTGTGCTGGCTACAGGTTAATACGTTAGCATGCGTGTGCTGGCTACAGGTTAATACGTTAGCAAGCGTGTGCTGGCTACAGGTTAATACGTTAGCAAGTGTGTGCTGGCTACAGGTTAATACGTTAGCAAGCGTGTGCTGGCTACAGGTTAATACGTTAGCAAGTGTGTGCTGGCTACAGGTTAATGTGTTTGTATGCGTGTGCTGGCTACAGGTTAATATGTTAGCAAGCGTGTGCTGGCTACAGGTTAATGTGTTAGCAAGCGTGTGCTGGCTACAGGTTAATGTGTTAGCAAGCGTGTGCTGGCTACAGGTTAATACGTTAGCAAGCGTGTGCTGGCTACAGGTTAATGTGTTTGTATGCGTGTGCTGGCTACAGGTTAATGTGTTTGTATGCGTGTGCTGGCTACAGGTTAATACGTTAGCAAGCGTGTGCTGGCTTCAGGTTAATATGTTAGCAAGCGTGTGCTGGCTACAGGTTAATACGTTAGCAAGCGTGTGCTGGCTACAGGTTAATGTGTTTGTATGCGTGTGCTGGCTACAGGTTAATACGTTAGCATGCGTGTGCTGGCTACAGGTTAATACGTTAGCAAGCGTGTGCTGGCTACAGGTTAATACGTTAGCAAGCGTGTGCTGGCTACAGGTTAATGTGTTTGTATGCGTGTGCTGGCTACAGGTTAATACGTTAGCAAGCGTGTGCTGGCTACAGGTTAATACGTTAGCAAGCGTGTGCTGGCTACAGGTTAATGTGTTTGTATGCGTGTGCTGGCTACAGGTTAATGTGTTTGTATGCGTGTGCTGGCTACAGGTTAATGTGTTTGTATGCGTGTGCTGGCTACAGGTTGGGGAGCATTCCATGGTTTATGTAAAATGTTGA
- the LOC118377143 gene encoding uncharacterized protein LOC118377143 isoform X3, producing MCWLQVNMLASVCWLQVNMLASVCWLQVNVLASVCWLQVNTLACVCWLQVNTLACVCWLQVNTLACVCWLQVNTLACVCWLQVNTLACVCWLQVNTLACVCWLQVNTLASVCWLQVNTLACVCWLQVNTLACVCWLQVNTLACVCWLQVNTLACVCWLQVNTLACVCWLQVNMLACVCWLQVNTLASVCWLQVNVFVCVCWLQVNTLASVCWLQVNTLASVCWLQVNTLASVCWLQVNTLASVCWLQVNTLASVCWLQVNTLASVCWLQVNTLASVCWLQVNMLASVCWLQVNMLACVCWLQVNTLACVCWLQVNVFVCVCWLQVNMLACVCWLQVNMLACVCWLQVNTLACVCWLQVNTLACVCWLQVNTLASVCWLQVNTLASVCWLQVNTLASVCWLQVNTLASVCWLQVNVFVCVCWLQVNMLASVCWLQVNVLASVCWLQVNVLASVCWLQVNTLASVCWLQVNVFVCVCWLQVNVFVCVCWLQVNTLASVCWLQVNMLASVCWLQVNTLASVCWLQVNVFVCVCWLQVNTLASVCWLQVNTLASVCWLQVNVFVCVCWLQVNTLASVCWLQVNTLASVCWLQVNVFVCVCWLQVNVFVCVCWLQVNVFVCVCWLQVGEHSMVYVKC from the exons ATGTGCTGGCTACAGGTTAATATGTTAGCAAGCGTGTGCTGGCTACAGGTTAATATGTTAGCAAGCGTGTGCTGGCTACAGGTTAATGTGTTAGCAAGCGTGTGCTGGCTACAGGTTAATACGTTAGCATGCGTGTGCTGGCTACAGGTTAATACGTTAGCATGCGTGTGCTGGCTACAG GTTAATACGTTAGCATGCGTGTGCTGGCTACAGGTTAATACGTTAGCATGCGTGTGCTGGCTACAGGTTAATACGTTAGCATGCGTGTGCTGGCTACAGGTTAATACGTTAGCATGCGTGTGCTGGCTACAGGTTAATACGTTAGCAAGCGTGTGCTGGCTACAGGTTAATACGTTAGCATGCGTGTGCTGGCTACAGGTTAATACGTTAGCATGCGTGTGCTGGCTACAGGTTAATACGTTAGCATGCGTGTGCTGGCTACAGGTTAATACGTTAGCATGCGTGTGCTGGCTACAGGTTAATACGTTAGCATGCGTGTGCTGGCTACAGGTTAATATGTTAGCATGCGTGTGCTGGCTACAGGTTAATACGTTAGCAAGTGTGTGCTGGCTACAGGTTAATGTGTTTGTATGCGTGTGCTGGCTACAGGTTAATACGTTAGCAAGTGTGTGCTGGCTACAGGTTAATACGTTAGCAAGTGTGTGCTGGCTACAGGTTAATACGTTAGCAAGCGTGTGCTGGCTACAGGTTAATACGTTAGCAAGTGTGTGCTGGCTACAGGTTAATACGTTAGCAAGCGTGTGCTGGCTACAGGTTAATACGTTAGCAAGTGTGTGCTGGCTACAGGTTAATACGTTAGCAAGCGTGTGCTGGCTACAGGTTAATATGTTAGCAAGCGTGTGCTGGCTACAGGTTAATATGTTAGCATGCGTGTGCTGGCTACAGGTTAATACATTAGCATGCGTGTGCTGGCTACAGGTTAATGTGTTTGTATGCGTGTGCTGGCTACAGGTTAATATGTTAGCATGCGTGTGCTGGCTACAGGTTAATATGTTAGCATGCGTGTGCTGGCTACAGGTTAATACATTAGCATGCGTGTGCTGGCTACAGGTTAATACGTTAGCATGCGTGTGCTGGCTACAGGTTAATACGTTAGCAAGCGTGTGCTGGCTACAGGTTAATACGTTAGCAAGTGTGTGCTGGCTACAGGTTAATACGTTAGCAAGCGTGTGCTGGCTACAGGTTAATACGTTAGCAAGTGTGTGCTGGCTACAGGTTAATGTGTTTGTATGCGTGTGCTGGCTACAGGTTAATATGTTAGCAAGCGTGTGCTGGCTACAGGTTAATGTGTTAGCAAGCGTGTGCTGGCTACAGGTTAATGTGTTAGCAAGCGTGTGCTGGCTACAGGTTAATACGTTAGCAAGCGTGTGCTGGCTACAGGTTAATGTGTTTGTATGCGTGTGCTGGCTACAGGTTAATGTGTTTGTATGCGTGTGCTGGCTACAGGTTAATACGTTAGCAAGCGTGTGCTGGCTTCAGGTTAATATGTTAGCAAGCGTGTGCTGGCTACAGGTTAATACGTTAGCAAGCGTGTGCTGGCTACAGGTTAATGTGTTTGTATGCGTGTGCTGGCTACAG GTTAATACGTTAGCAAGCGTGTGCTGGCTACAGGTTAATACGTTAGCAAGCGTGTGCTGGCTACAGGTTAATGTGTTTGTATGCGTGTGCTGGCTACAGGTTAATACGTTAGCAAGCGTGTGCTGGCTACAGGTTAATACGTTAGCAAGCGTGTGCTGGCTACAGGTTAATGTGTTTGTATGCGTGTGCTGGCTACAGGTTAATGTGTTTGTATGCGTGTGCTGGCTACAGGTTAATGTGTTTGTATGCGTGTGCTGGCTACAGGTTGGGGAGCATTCCATGGTTTATGTAAAATGTTGA
- the LOC118377143 gene encoding uncharacterized protein LOC118377143 isoform X11 gives MCWLQVNMLASVCWLQVNMLASVCWLQVNVLASVCWLQVNTLACVCWLQVNTLACVCWLQVNTLACVCWLQVNTLACVCWLQVNTLACVCWLQVNTLACVCWLQVNTLACVCWLQVNMLACVCWLQVNTLASVCWLQVNVFVCVCWLQVNTLASVCWLQVNTLASVCWLQVNTLASVCWLQVNTLASVCWLQVNTLASVCWLQVNTLASVCWLQVNTLASVCWLQVNMLASVCWLQVNMLACVCWLQVNTLACVCWLQVNVFVCVCWLQVNMLACVCWLQVNMLACVCWLQVNTLACVCWLQVNTLACVCWLQVNTLASVCWLQVNTLASVCWLQVNTLASVCWLQVNTLASVCWLQVNVFVCVCWLQVNMLASVCWLQVNVLASVCWLQVNVLASVCWLQVNTLASVCWLQVNVFVCVCWLQVNVFVCVCWLQVNTLASVCWLQVNMLASVCWLQVNTLASVCWLQVNVFVCVCWLQVNTLACVCWLQVNTLASVCWLQVNTLASVCWLQVNVFVCVCWLQVNTLASVCWLQVNTLASVCWLQVNVFVCVCWLQVNVFVCVCWLQVNVFVCVCWLQVGEHSMVYVKC, from the exons ATGTGCTGGCTACAGGTTAATATGTTAGCAAGCGTGTGCTGGCTACAGGTTAATATGTTAGCAAGCGTGTGCTGGCTACAGGTTAATGTGTTAGCAAGCGTGTGCTGGCTACAGGTTAATACGTTAGCATGCGTGTGCTGGCTACAGGTTAATACGTTAGCATGCGTGTGCTGGCTACAG GTTAATACGTTAGCATGCGTGTGCTGGCTACAGGTTAATACGTTAGCATGCGTGTGCTGGCTACAGGTTAATACGTTAGCATGCGTGTGCTGGCTACAGGTTAATACGTTAGCATGCGTGTGCTGGCTACAGGTTAATACGTTAGCATGCGTGTGCTGGCTACAGGTTAATATGTTAGCATGCGTGTGCTGGCTACAGGTTAATACGTTAGCAAGTGTGTGCTGGCTACAGGTTAATGTGTTTGTATGCGTGTGCTGGCTACAGGTTAATACGTTAGCAAGTGTGTGCTGGCTACAGGTTAATACGTTAGCAAGTGTGTGCTGGCTACAGGTTAATACGTTAGCAAGCGTGTGCTGGCTACAGGTTAATACGTTAGCAAGTGTGTGCTGGCTACAGGTTAATACGTTAGCAAGCGTGTGCTGGCTACAGGTTAATACGTTAGCAAGTGTGTGCTGGCTACAGGTTAATACGTTAGCAAGCGTGTGCTGGCTACAGGTTAATATGTTAGCAAGCGTGTGCTGGCTACAGGTTAATATGTTAGCATGCGTGTGCTGGCTACAGGTTAATACATTAGCATGCGTGTGCTGGCTACAGGTTAATGTGTTTGTATGCGTGTGCTGGCTACAGGTTAATATGTTAGCATGCGTGTGCTGGCTACAGGTTAATATGTTAGCATGCGTGTGCTGGCTACAGGTTAATACATTAGCATGCGTGTGCTGGCTACAGGTTAATACGTTAGCATGCGTGTGCTGGCTACAGGTTAATACGTTAGCAAGCGTGTGCTGGCTACAGGTTAATACGTTAGCAAGTGTGTGCTGGCTACAGGTTAATACGTTAGCAAGCGTGTGCTGGCTACAGGTTAATACGTTAGCAAGTGTGTGCTGGCTACAGGTTAATGTGTTTGTATGCGTGTGCTGGCTACAGGTTAATATGTTAGCAAGCGTGTGCTGGCTACAGGTTAATGTGTTAGCAAGCGTGTGCTGGCTACAGGTTAATGTGTTAGCAAGCGTGTGCTGGCTACAGGTTAATACGTTAGCAAGCGTGTGCTGGCTACAGGTTAATGTGTTTGTATGCGTGTGCTGGCTACAGGTTAATGTGTTTGTATGCGTGTGCTGGCTACAGGTTAATACGTTAGCAAGCGTGTGCTGGCTTCAGGTTAATATGTTAGCAAGCGTGTGCTGGCTACAGGTTAATACGTTAGCAAGCGTGTGCTGGCTACAGGTTAATGTGTTTGTATGCGTGTGCTGGCTACAGGTTAATACGTTAGCATGCGTGTGCTGGCTACAGGTTAATACGTTAGCAAGCGTGTGCTGGCTACAGGTTAATACGTTAGCAAGCGTGTGCTGGCTACAGGTTAATGTGTTTGTATGCGTGTGCTGGCTACAGGTTAATACGTTAGCAAGCGTGTGCTGGCTACAGGTTAATACGTTAGCAAGCGTGTGCTGGCTACAGGTTAATGTGTTTGTATGCGTGTGCTGGCTACAGGTTAATGTGTTTGTATGCGTGTGCTGGCTACAGGTTAATGTGTTTGTATGCGTGTGCTGGCTACAGGTTGGGGAGCATTCCATGGTTTATGTAAAATGTTGA
- the LOC118377143 gene encoding uncharacterized protein LOC118377143 isoform X13 — protein sequence MCWLQVNMLASVCWLQVNMLASVCWLQVNVLASVCWLQVNTLACVCWLQVNTLACVCWLQVNTLACVCWLQVNTLACVCWLQVNTLACVCWLQVNTLACVCWLQVNTLASVCWLQVNTLACVCWLQVNTLACVCWLQVNTLACVCWLQVNTLACVCWLQVNTLACVCWLQVNMLACVCWLQVNTLASVCWLQVNVFVCVCWLQVNTLASVCWLQVNTLASVCWLQVNTLASVCWLQVNTLASVCWLQVNTLASVCWLQVNTLASVCWLQVNTLASVCWLQVNMLASVCWLQVNMLACVCWLQVNTLACVCWLQVNVFVCVCWLQVNMLACVCWLQVNMLACVCWLQVNTLACVCWLQVNTLACVCWLQVNTLASVCWLQVNTLASVCWLQVNTLASVCWLQVNTLASVCWLQVNVFVCVCWLQVNMLASVCWLQVNVLASVCWLQVNVLASVCWLQVNTLASVCWLQVNVFVCVCWLQVNTLASVCWLQVNTLASVCWLQVNVFVCVCWLQVNTLASVCWLQVNTLASVCWLQVNVFVCVCWLQVNVFVCVCWLQVNVFVCVCWLQVGEHSMVYVKC from the exons ATGTGCTGGCTACAGGTTAATATGTTAGCAAGCGTGTGCTGGCTACAGGTTAATATGTTAGCAAGCGTGTGCTGGCTACAGGTTAATGTGTTAGCAAGCGTGTGCTGGCTACAGGTTAATACGTTAGCATGCGTGTGCTGGCTACAGGTTAATACGTTAGCATGCGTGTGCTGGCTACAG GTTAATACGTTAGCATGCGTGTGCTGGCTACAGGTTAATACGTTAGCATGCGTGTGCTGGCTACAGGTTAATACGTTAGCATGCGTGTGCTGGCTACAGGTTAATACGTTAGCATGCGTGTGCTGGCTACAGGTTAATACGTTAGCAAGCGTGTGCTGGCTACAGGTTAATACGTTAGCATGCGTGTGCTGGCTACAGGTTAATACGTTAGCATGCGTGTGCTGGCTACAGGTTAATACGTTAGCATGCGTGTGCTGGCTACAGGTTAATACGTTAGCATGCGTGTGCTGGCTACAGGTTAATACGTTAGCATGCGTGTGCTGGCTACAGGTTAATATGTTAGCATGCGTGTGCTGGCTACAGGTTAATACGTTAGCAAGTGTGTGCTGGCTACAGGTTAATGTGTTTGTATGCGTGTGCTGGCTACAGGTTAATACGTTAGCAAGTGTGTGCTGGCTACAGGTTAATACGTTAGCAAGTGTGTGCTGGCTACAGGTTAATACGTTAGCAAGCGTGTGCTGGCTACAGGTTAATACGTTAGCAAGTGTGTGCTGGCTACAGGTTAATACGTTAGCAAGCGTGTGCTGGCTACAGGTTAATACGTTAGCAAGTGTGTGCTGGCTACAGGTTAATACGTTAGCAAGCGTGTGCTGGCTACAGGTTAATATGTTAGCAAGCGTGTGCTGGCTACAGGTTAATATGTTAGCATGCGTGTGCTGGCTACAGGTTAATACATTAGCATGCGTGTGCTGGCTACAGGTTAATGTGTTTGTATGCGTGTGCTGGCTACAGGTTAATATGTTAGCATGCGTGTGCTGGCTACAGGTTAATATGTTAGCATGCGTGTGCTGGCTACAGGTTAATACATTAGCATGCGTGTGCTGGCTACAGGTTAATACGTTAGCATGCGTGTGCTGGCTACAGGTTAATACGTTAGCAAGCGTGTGCTGGCTACAGGTTAATACGTTAGCAAGTGTGTGCTGGCTACAGGTTAATACGTTAGCAAGCGTGTGCTGGCTACAGGTTAATACGTTAGCAAGTGTGTGCTGGCTACAGGTTAATGTGTTTGTATGCGTGTGCTGGCTACAGGTTAATATGTTAGCAAGCGTGTGCTGGCTACAGGTTAATGTGTTAGCAAGCGTGTGCTGGCTACAGGTTAATGTGTTAGCAAGCGTGTGCTGGCTACAGGTTAATACGTTAGCAAGCGTGTGCTGGCTACAGGTTAATGTGTTTGTATGCGTGTGCTGGCTACAG GTTAATACGTTAGCAAGCGTGTGCTGGCTACAGGTTAATACGTTAGCAAGCGTGTGCTGGCTACAGGTTAATGTGTTTGTATGCGTGTGCTGGCTACAGGTTAATACGTTAGCAAGCGTGTGCTGGCTACAGGTTAATACGTTAGCAAGCGTGTGCTGGCTACAGGTTAATGTGTTTGTATGCGTGTGCTGGCTACAGGTTAATGTGTTTGTATGCGTGTGCTGGCTACAGGTTAATGTGTTTGTATGCGTGTGCTGGCTACAGGTTGGGGAGCATTCCATGGTTTATGTAAAATGTTGA
- the LOC118377143 gene encoding uncharacterized protein LOC118377143 isoform X22 — MCWLQVNMLASVCWLQVNMLASVCWLQVNVLASVCWLQVNTLACVCWLQVNTLACVCWLQVNTLACVCWLQVNTLACVCWLQVNTLACVCWLQVNTLACVCWLQVNTLASVCWLQVNTLACVCWLQVNTLACVCWLQVNTLACVCWLQVNTLACVCWLQVNTLACVCWLQVNMLACVCWLQVNTLASVCWLQVNVFVCVCWLQVNTLASVCWLQVNTLASVCWLQVNTLASVCWLQVNTLASVCWLQVNTLASVCWLQVNTLASVCWLQVNTLASVCWLQVNMLASVCWLQVNMLACVCWLQVNTLACVCWLQVNVFVCVCWLQVNMLACVCWLQVNMLACVCWLQVNTLACVCWLQVNTLACVCWLQVNTLASVCWLQVNTLASVCWLQVNTLASVCWLQVNTLASVCWLQVNVFVCVCWLQVNMLASVCWLQVNVLASVCWLQVNTLASVCWLQVNVFVCVCWLQVNVFVCVCWLQVNVFVCVCWLQVGEHSMVYVKC, encoded by the exons ATGTGCTGGCTACAGGTTAATATGTTAGCAAGCGTGTGCTGGCTACAGGTTAATATGTTAGCAAGCGTGTGCTGGCTACAGGTTAATGTGTTAGCAAGCGTGTGCTGGCTACAGGTTAATACGTTAGCATGCGTGTGCTGGCTACAGGTTAATACGTTAGCATGCGTGTGCTGGCTACAG GTTAATACGTTAGCATGCGTGTGCTGGCTACAGGTTAATACGTTAGCATGCGTGTGCTGGCTACAGGTTAATACGTTAGCATGCGTGTGCTGGCTACAGGTTAATACGTTAGCATGCGTGTGCTGGCTACAGGTTAATACGTTAGCAAGCGTGTGCTGGCTACAGGTTAATACGTTAGCATGCGTGTGCTGGCTACAGGTTAATACGTTAGCATGCGTGTGCTGGCTACAGGTTAATACGTTAGCATGCGTGTGCTGGCTACAGGTTAATACGTTAGCATGCGTGTGCTGGCTACAGGTTAATACGTTAGCATGCGTGTGCTGGCTACAGGTTAATATGTTAGCATGCGTGTGCTGGCTACAGGTTAATACGTTAGCAAGTGTGTGCTGGCTACAGGTTAATGTGTTTGTATGCGTGTGCTGGCTACAGGTTAATACGTTAGCAAGTGTGTGCTGGCTACAGGTTAATACGTTAGCAAGTGTGTGCTGGCTACAGGTTAATACGTTAGCAAGCGTGTGCTGGCTACAGGTTAATACGTTAGCAAGTGTGTGCTGGCTACAGGTTAATACGTTAGCAAGCGTGTGCTGGCTACAGGTTAATACGTTAGCAAGTGTGTGCTGGCTACAGGTTAATACGTTAGCAAGCGTGTGCTGGCTACAGGTTAATATGTTAGCAAGCGTGTGCTGGCTACAGGTTAATATGTTAGCATGCGTGTGCTGGCTACAGGTTAATACATTAGCATGCGTGTGCTGGCTACAGGTTAATGTGTTTGTATGCGTGTGCTGGCTACAGGTTAATATGTTAGCATGCGTGTGCTGGCTACAGGTTAATATGTTAGCATGCGTGTGCTGGCTACAGGTTAATACATTAGCATGCGTGTGCTGGCTACAGGTTAATACGTTAGCATGCGTGTGCTGGCTACAGGTTAATACGTTAGCAAGCGTGTGCTGGCTACAGGTTAATACGTTAGCAAGTGTGTGCTGGCTACAGGTTAATACGTTAGCAAGCGTGTGCTGGCTACAGGTTAATACGTTAGCAAGTGTGTGCTGGCTACAGGTTAATGTGTTTGTATGCGTGTGCTGGCTACAGGTTAATATGTTAGCAAGCGTGTGCTGGCTACAGGTTAATGTGTTAGCAAGCGTGTGCTGGCTACAG GTTAATACGTTAGCAAGCGTGTGCTGGCTACAGGTTAATGTGTTTGTATGCGTGTGCTGGCTACAGGTTAATGTGTTTGTATGCGTGTGCTGGCTACAGGTTAATGTGTTTGTATGCGTGTGCTGGCTACAGGTTGGGGAGCATTCCATGGTTTATGTAAAATGTTGA
- the LOC118377143 gene encoding uncharacterized protein LOC118377143 isoform X4, translated as MCWLQVNMLASVCWLQVNMLASVCWLQVNVLASVCWLQVNTLACVCWLQVNTLACVCWLQVNTLACVCWLQVNTLACVCWLQVNTLACVCWLQVNTLACVCWLQVNTLACVCWLQVNTLACVCWLQVNTLACVCWLQVNTLACVCWLQVNTLACVCWLQVNMLACVCWLQVNTLASVCWLQVNVFVCVCWLQVNTLASVCWLQVNTLASVCWLQVNTLASVCWLQVNTLASVCWLQVNTLASVCWLQVNTLASVCWLQVNTLASVCWLQVNMLASVCWLQVNMLACVCWLQVNTLACVCWLQVNVFVCVCWLQVNMLACVCWLQVNMLACVCWLQVNTLACVCWLQVNTLACVCWLQVNTLASVCWLQVNTLASVCWLQVNTLASVCWLQVNTLASVCWLQVNVFVCVCWLQVNMLASVCWLQVNVLASVCWLQVNVLASVCWLQVNTLASVCWLQVNVFVCVCWLQVNVFVCVCWLQVNTLASVCWLQVNMLASVCWLQVNTLASVCWLQVNVFVCVCWLQVNTLACVCWLQVNTLASVCWLQVNTLASVCWLQVNVFVCVCWLQVNTLASVCWLQVNTLASVCWLQVNVFVCVCWLQVNVFVCVCWLQVNVFVCVCWLQVGEHSMVYVKC; from the exons ATGTGCTGGCTACAGGTTAATATGTTAGCAAGCGTGTGCTGGCTACAGGTTAATATGTTAGCAAGCGTGTGCTGGCTACAGGTTAATGTGTTAGCAAGCGTGTGCTGGCTACAGGTTAATACGTTAGCATGCGTGTGCTGGCTACAGGTTAATACGTTAGCATGCGTGTGCTGGCTACAG GTTAATACGTTAGCATGCGTGTGCTGGCTACAGGTTAATACGTTAGCATGCGTGTGCTGGCTACAGGTTAATACGTTAGCATGCGTGTGCTGGCTACAGGTTAATACGTTAGCATGCGTGTGCTGGCTACAG GTTAATACGTTAGCATGCGTGTGCTGGCTACAGGTTAATACGTTAGCATGCGTGTGCTGGCTACAGGTTAATACGTTAGCATGCGTGTGCTGGCTACAGGTTAATACGTTAGCATGCGTGTGCTGGCTACAGGTTAATACGTTAGCATGCGTGTGCTGGCTACAGGTTAATATGTTAGCATGCGTGTGCTGGCTACAGGTTAATACGTTAGCAAGTGTGTGCTGGCTACAGGTTAATGTGTTTGTATGCGTGTGCTGGCTACAGGTTAATACGTTAGCAAGTGTGTGCTGGCTACAGGTTAATACGTTAGCAAGTGTGTGCTGGCTACAGGTTAATACGTTAGCAAGCGTGTGCTGGCTACAGGTTAATACGTTAGCAAGTGTGTGCTGGCTACAGGTTAATACGTTAGCAAGCGTGTGCTGGCTACAGGTTAATACGTTAGCAAGTGTGTGCTGGCTACAGGTTAATACGTTAGCAAGCGTGTGCTGGCTACAGGTTAATATGTTAGCAAGCGTGTGCTGGCTACAGGTTAATATGTTAGCATGCGTGTGCTGGCTACAGGTTAATACATTAGCATGCGTGTGCTGGCTACAGGTTAATGTGTTTGTATGCGTGTGCTGGCTACAGGTTAATATGTTAGCATGCGTGTGCTGGCTACAGGTTAATATGTTAGCATGCGTGTGCTGGCTACAGGTTAATACATTAGCATGCGTGTGCTGGCTACAGGTTAATACGTTAGCATGCGTGTGCTGGCTACAGGTTAATACGTTAGCAAGCGTGTGCTGGCTACAGGTTAATACGTTAGCAAGTGTGTGCTGGCTACAGGTTAATACGTTAGCAAGCGTGTGCTGGCTACAGGTTAATACGTTAGCAAGTGTGTGCTGGCTACAGGTTAATGTGTTTGTATGCGTGTGCTGGCTACAGGTTAATATGTTAGCAAGCGTGTGCTGGCTACAGGTTAATGTGTTAGCAAGCGTGTGCTGGCTACAGGTTAATGTGTTAGCAAGCGTGTGCTGGCTACAGGTTAATACGTTAGCAAGCGTGTGCTGGCTACAGGTTAATGTGTTTGTATGCGTGTGCTGGCTACAGGTTAATGTGTTTGTATGCGTGTGCTGGCTACAGGTTAATACGTTAGCAAGCGTGTGCTGGCTTCAGGTTAATATGTTAGCAAGCGTGTGCTGGCTACAGGTTAATACGTTAGCAAGCGTGTGCTGGCTACAGGTTAATGTGTTTGTATGCGTGTGCTGGCTACAGGTTAATACGTTAGCATGCGTGTGCTGGCTACAGGTTAATACGTTAGCAAGCGTGTGCTGGCTACAGGTTAATACGTTAGCAAGCGTGTGCTGGCTACAGGTTAATGTGTTTGTATGCGTGTGCTGGCTACAGGTTAATACGTTAGCAAGCGTGTGCTGGCTACAGGTTAATACGTTAGCAAGCGTGTGCTGGCTACAGGTTAATGTGTTTGTATGCGTGTGCTGGCTACAGGTTAATGTGTTTGTATGCGTGTGCTGGCTACAGGTTAATGTGTTTGTATGCGTGTGCTGGCTACAGGTTGGGGAGCATTCCATGGTTTATGTAAAATGTTGA